From Erigeron canadensis isolate Cc75 chromosome 5, C_canadensis_v1, whole genome shotgun sequence:
GGTCGTGCTTTTCGACCTGGTCAGGTAAGGAAAGTATATACTTATCGATTAATTGCTGCTAATACccttgaagaagaagatcatacCACATGCTTCAGGAAGGAGTCTATTGCGAAGATGTGGTTTGAGTGGGATGAGTACTGTGGTCGTCATGAATTTGAGATGAAGACGGTAGATGTTAAAAGTTGTGGTGATGAATTTCTAGAAAATTCGTGGTTGAATCAAGATGTAACTGCATTAAGTCAAAGGTTAGTAAATTTATTTCTCTCCAGAAGTGGCAAACAGACAGGACAGGCTGGGTGGGTTGGGTAGTCGAGACAAGTTTTGGCTAAAATGATAGTTTCTACAGTACGGGTCAGGTTGTGCTGCCCTGTCTTACGTTTTCTTGAattttacaaatatttaatCTTTTGAGCAAAGAAGATAGTTCTATTACACTGATAATCTTGTTTCAAATTCAAAACCATTTAGGAGGTTGGATGCATTTGAGATCACTTTGGGTGCCTTTTGAGCTATGATATCTAATTTTGCTTTCTCCGTTACTTTTTGTAGATAACGATGGCAAGCCACGATGACATTAGGAGCTAGATTTTGTGGTTGGTACAAATCTCTCTTATTATCTGGTAGTTAGTAGTGATGGTTAACCAAGACGTCATATTCCTGCACTGGACAGTGATTTGTGATTTCCTTTTAGTCGTTTATATAGTATCTTAGTGCTCTGCAATGTACTTGCTAGGCAGAAATCGTTTCGTTTTCTTTGGTAACTTATGACACTGTGCTTGCATGCCTGCTAACTATGAAATCACAAGATGCCGATATGTGGTgtgataaacaaaaaaaaaaaaaactggccTTTGCCTTTTGGCACTCTttttgtatattgtatgtaattCAGTGTGGTTGGATATAGTAAAAGTCATCAGTTAGCGCTTGATGTCAAGTTTTGGAAAAGAGAACATTACACTTTGGAAAAGAGAATATATGATGGGTATTAAGAAACCAGAATATCAGATATCTATAATCTACTAACAAACAATTAAACATATACTCCATTAAAATTAATAAGGCTTTGTTTATCGAACGCCGAACACTATATGATGTGTTTTACTTGCTGGAAACATATTTGCTCTTGGAGTCAATGGTCGGGGTTAGCCATTTCACTTTAGCCATATCATGCTATATGATGTACTATTTTCCAGAAATACATATTGATATGTATATCTATTACACTTTACATTATCCAAATATCCAACCACAATTATTTTACCGTTTGAGTCACCAACCTCCACTAAAAACCCATCTCAAAGCTGCCAATGAATCGGATGTTAGCCATTGTGGCTTTCACTTGCAGGATATTGTTATCCCTTATGTTTATTCCATGTAGTGATTGAAAAGGCAGGTCTATAATAGTTGATCATGTTAAATACTTACAAATCTTTGGCAACAATAAAGCTACCGTTTTCAGGAGGAATAAAAGTCTTGTCAATCTTTGAGAACAATAAAGGTTCGTTTCATGCGTGATTTTCATGACAATAAGAGGTAACATATACAACCCACATTACACTATAACAGGATAACCGGTAACATGAAATGCCAACATTCTAGATCAATACGAACGCTGCATAACCAAAATCAAGAGTTTCATTAATGTAGCATATATTTCATCATTGGCATATGCAACAATCTTTCATACCGCATAATATGAGGAAAATACAGAAACtgcaaaatcatatataagttTCATTAATCATGGTACTAATGTTAATGATATaaactaaagaaaataaaaaaattatcttcAAGAACCGGGAAAAGTGAAATGAATATATTCTTGCAGGCTATCTCCAATATTTAGAAACAACTTTATACTTGCACTAAATCCCCAAAATGGTCCGAATCTGATCTGGTGGGTGCCTTGCTAGTGACTTAGGATCGGAATAATTATTCTTCGGGTCCAATATCGCCTTGTAGATAACATCATAAGCTTCTGCCAGAGATCTCGCCACCTGGACACCAGCTTCAGACCGCAGCCCTGGAAGCTGCATCTGTTCAAATTCAGGCAGCGAGCTGTCACTTCCTAAAACGAGCCCAAAGAATGCTTTAAGACACTCTGACAGAGAATCATGTGATGTCTCTTCCATCTGAGCTAATGGTGCATCAGCAATAGAGTTAAGAGAGTTGTGGAAAAGAGACATCTTGCTTGATAAATTACATCTTGTTAGAATGGCAGTTACTTCTTTCTCCACTAAGTTGTGCAGGTGATTGTCAATCATTGTGCCAAGTTTCTTCACATATTCTGAAGCAACATCGTGCCTCAGTAATGGTTGTTGAATGGCACATAAGCAATTGATGATAAAAATCTTTGACGGCGTTTCGTTATTCTGCATTAAATCAAATAAGTCATAATTAACGAACAACTTCGAGAAATCTATAAATATTGTAACCAAACACATCATACAAAATACGAGAGATAGATGACAAATTGTGAGAAACAGTACCTTAGATGGAACCACTTGGCTATTGCTTGCCAAGATAGCATCAACAGATGATCTCCGTGACTGACTTGCTTCAAGCCTTGTTCTGCTTCTTCTAGATGAATCGCTGGACCCTTTAGACTTGTGTGCTTCCATTGCTAGCTCACAGATCTAAAAATAATTACATACACGAATATGAAACCTTGATAAGAAATCAACAAAATGCAATAAAATAACAGTGCACGCAGACACAGGTTGGATCAATCAACTTGATGTACCAGCCTGGCTTTGACAAAATAGTAATAAGTGAAGGTCTACAACATTTAGGTTGTGATTTCATGTCTCTAAAGACGGGGTTTGTGCAGGTTTTATTTAGTGAAGTTATTATAGATTACGTCATGGGACAAACAATGTTGGCCCTTTCATCATTAAGGTTAGAAGAGAAGTAAAAGTAGCAAAAAGCTCTATTAATTCAAAGATAATCTACTTTTGTGGAAAACTGATTTAGGATGTTCTATGCACTACAGATAAAATTTGCATAAACAGGGTTTAATTTGAGGCGAACTTTACAGAGAAGGAGAGTTGTCAACAAGTACTGTGGTATGATGGTTGTATATAAACTTTGTTGGTGTTCCAGAAAGCTTGTCTGGAAACTGATCATATCACCTAAGCTTGGTTTTCAATAGCCCATTTCCAATATTAGAAAGTGAACCCATGTTGCTAGCCTAACATTGTAATAATGTCTATTTCCACAGAGTGAAACCAACAGACAGGAgaattgagaagaaaaaaaacataaaacaatattTACCTAGAGAAAAATATTCattaataatcataatctttcaagaGCTATTAGTCAGAGAGCATCAGATGTTTATTACCTGTATTATAGGGTCAAGCAAAGCAGATATTACGGGATCAAATGGTGGCTTTTTCCCCGATGCAGGAACCATCATGCTGTCATGAATTCCAATTAGTTCAAGCAATAATGAGACGCCTTCCCTTACTGCTGGTGGCGGGGAAAGATCAACAGAAACTAGTGGGGGATATCGCAAAAGCTTCTCCCCTCGAGTCTTCAAAATGTCAAAAAAGGTTTTTTGAGCAGCATCCTTAAGAGCCCAAAGTGTATTACAAAGAGCTGTTTCTCTTCCAAGCAGATCAGACACCTATCAGAACTTAAACAGTTTAGATGCAAACAATTCAAAAATCAGCATGTTTGTGCAGAGTCATTATCAGAAAAGCCAAAATGGGCAGGTCAGGCAGGACAGGTAATGGATCAGAAGGAATTGAGTTAAAACAGGTAGCATTAAGGTGCAGGTAAAAACAGCGTGCAAAATCCGTACCAGAACAAATTTTTTACACTGTACATATTGTCATGTTATAGAAAAAAGTACATGTCAGATATAACTTAAAAAGTTATCTTACTTCAATAACCAGTCTTTTGAATAAGGCGATTCACAAGATTTAATACATTACAAATACAATTATAGCGGCTTTTGACCCATTCGGCCCATTTCACCAATTTTTTCTTAGCTGTATTTTTTCACCCATTTGAGGCATTCAAAGGCTAACCATAACCACAATTGACCCCagtgaaaaataatagtatGACATGCCTTTGCAAATGACATTATGCTTTTAACTCACAGTGTGGCTGTAGAACTCAAGGGTATTGCTAAGCTTATATGAGATTATGAGATTTGGTTGAGACTGCAACACTTGTTCGACTCTGACTTTAAAAGGCCGGCAAACGCCCTCAAATATCCTATCTAAAACAAATGTCAAGTCAGGCTCTGCCTTCTCTTCATTAGTCTCGGAACTTTTGGAGAATCGACGGGCAGTTGGTCCAGTATCCACCACTGCATCTGGATCAAGAAGCACAAATACAAGTTCTCTTTCAGACGCAAGGGCCTACAATAGCAAAAAGTATTATCTTAACTAATATAATACATAAACAAAAAGATATATTCAACTTTGAAAAAAGGGTGAAAAAGTGAAAATAGAAGCGATGTAATTCACACCTGATGCAGCCAACCGAGCATGTCACCTACATAACGAAGTGGATCATGAGCATGTACTTCTATCGGCCGCGGCATTCCCCCAGGCCCTCCACGTGTAAGAGCGCTTATAAATCTCCTAAACAGTGCGTTGTGCCTCATATTTGCTACCTACAGGTTATGAAATGGTTGATTAATGTAGCCCTACATCAAATGCAAAGGTGGGCAATGGGAAGGTTGAGCAAATTAAGTCACAGAGTCAAAAAGGGTTAGtttaaaatgggtcaaaaccAGATCACTTGGGCGATGCCTAGATTGTACACTCTTTTTTTCCGTCTTTTCTTATATTGGAATTTATAAGCTAATACAATAATACAtacagaaaaaaaaacaatgataaacaAATTTTCATATGAAGCAGCTTAGAAGTAATATACATTGAATATAATTTGGGTAACACTAGACCCGTTCTTCAGCTGTCCCCAGTCagcttattttcattttatcaaGTTTTTTAAGTTTACCCATTTAAACCTTTagagacaaaaaaaataaaccatATTGACCAGTTTATCCATTATTGACCTCAAATTACACCTCGAATCAAAAGTATTATAGCAACTAAAGGTGGTTATTTACGTATATTTACCTCTTCAGCACAATACTTGAACAGGACAGGTCTTTCTTTGAGACAGCGAACTGCCATTTTCAGAAGTTCACTAACTTCAGGATTATCAGTGTCACCCAATCTCTTGCACTCAGTCTGAACCCACCTGCAGGAAGGACAGATCAGCCACAGTCTCATGCAGGGAAGAAACGATGAAAACAAGAACCTATTTAATACTATAGTTCATTCATGATCAGAAGGGACAGCTCAACAATCTCAGAAAAAAGTGAGAACATGGCCTTTGGCACAAATTGCAAGCATCTGAGATTACTACTCAAAAGTTCACTAAAACTAAAGTTTAAGGTTTTAAAAAAGATGTGGTTAGTTGAAGCACGATTACCATGCATCAAATGGTATTTGTGTAGGGAAATCAATTCTACATTTTGTAGCTTTTATTCAGTTTTTGTCTAGAGTATGTGTAGGTCATGATGACATTTTCAGAGTAGAAAAATCTAAAAGATCCACACCTGCTTTACACAAAAACCGAATGTGtgagaaaatggaaaatattgTCAATAAACGCAAACCTAACTTTGTTATTATGCAGCTATAATCAATAAAACATGAACTTACACCAGCTATAATGTCAAACATGGCTAAGGAACTTGTTctaaagaagaagaatactaCACTCAATTTTCACCATCTCCTTTGTTTTGCATCTTCATTTGATGGTCCCAGTTAACCACAGAATAGATCGACATATGAAATGTAGAATGTAACAGATGAAAGAAGCTGACATGAAATTTTCACAAAACAGAAACTTTTCTAATAATATAAATTGGCTGATAATCCTAGCAAGTGTAGTAAAAAACAGAGCTGTGCAGGTGTTTTAATTGGCTGATTAATGTTAACTTAAAATGATATATAGTAAAGTAAGCATAATGTAAAAGAAAAGATCCTGCAAGTTATGGAATTTGATTAACTATTTCACCTGCACAGGCGCTCATATGCACCTTCTTGATAGACAGCCATCATATCCATGAGTTCCAAACCTGCACGCTGTGAAGTTCAAGAGCTGAGATGCCGTTTAAATAAACATATCCAAGAATTGAAAGGTTTTTGTCAATAGTACAGCAATCGTATGATGCTGCATATCAATATACATGATATTTGACAAACAGATAATCAAACAACAGGACAGGATATGAGAAATTTTAATGTAGAAAAACAACTAAAGGGGAAAAAGAGGGGTTTGTATTACCTGATGATGTGTCCTAAGAAGGAGTTTACAATTAGCATGGATAGTTTGTACATGAGTCAAGGCCTTGAAAAAGTTGTCATTCAATTCTTCATCCCTAAGTGCATTTATCTAATACTCCATAATACAAAAACAGCACGTAAGTTAGTTTGTGATGCATATGCGAATTAGGATTCGGGATAGATAATAGTTATAAAATGTATGAATGACCTCTTCGGTGGAAAGTTGATAATCTCGGAGAAAGCAAGATGCAATTTCTTGCCTCTGAGTAGTTACTTCCAATTCTTGTTTTAGTCTTTCTGTAGTAGTAATAATATCTCCCGTAGTTGCATTACAGTCACTCAACGATTTACCAATTCTGCAACAAACACTCACTTTTGTTATTATCCATCAGACTCTATCCATCCCATCTCTAAGactatatatcaattaaaagtttcaaactttatatGGGTATGCTCGCTCTAACCGGGATGGTATGCCAGAAAAAGTCTCTGAAATCTGGTTAAAACtaccatatatgtatatcgGTTGGATATACACCTAGTAAGTACTTAAACCCATTATATATTAGGTATGATTATGGATATGAATAGAATGAATCTATGCATGACATAAACTGTTCACtatattaataatgataacTCAAAACAACTACATTTAGTCGAGAAATAAGTGATTGGAGACCTATATTGTATTTGGCTTTAAGTCCAATAATAATCACTTTACACAATAGTCTTGGTCTTCGAAAATGTAGTAACATTTTTGCTAATATTTGCTATGAtctacttttgttttttttttttttatatatatacttagatATAAATGAGTATTTCCAAGGGGGGCGTGATCCCGAGTTCAAATCCGGACATTGACGTTTAATTACAAACTTGGGGAAAACTAACTACTAAACCTAACATTTTCCGTTCAACAAAAAATGTGTATTCAATTAAATTCTATGAGTTTCATTGGTGAacaatttacaaattaaaccctATTATATAGTAACTAGTAGCAAGTATgcaataaaacaaaaagtaacACCTGTCGCAGCATTCAGCAAGGGAATTAACCTCTTCTTCAACCCGATCCAATGCCTATATATTGAGATAttgatattatattaaatatatataatatatagatatatattataggtatagatagacataaaatgatgatgatgacctgTTGAGCGGCATGGGAAGCGGCAAGGAAATCATAATTGATGGAAAGAGAGCGTCTTTCGATGGTGGATCGAAGGTTGCGACGAGAGGCTAAGGAATTATCTGTATAGAATGTAGAGAGAGTGTTGAGAGAAGCCAACAGATCTGGATTATCTGTTCTTGTTTCCAACACTTTCTTCAGCTTTCTTGACAGTCCTGGTGCCAGGCCCCCAGTCGCCcccattctttctttctttcttctataTGTTTGACACCAAACTATATACGGAGTACTAAACTAAAACCAAACCAAGCTTCTATTTATGTTTCTATCTCTATGTCACCTTGTCAAAGTAACTACCAGTACCACCACGTCGTAGTGGTTTAAAATTAGATATCCTAAGTTTTGGATACGATTCAACATTCGGATTATCTAGACAGAGATTATGTATTGCAAAATAAATATTaacgtaaaataaataaaacaagattttgatttttagattatagttaaattgatgcacgaacaGTTGCGGACCCAGGATTTCAAATGACCCGTAACACAATTTatctaacataatatatattataaataaaagataaacaataATAGCTTGCCTCATAGAAGTTGTCATCTACGGTCTTGCATATAATATCATACAATCACATTCTTAGTTAGAATGTTATCAAGTACCTCTCATTATATACCACAAATCAGACAACCATTTATAACATTCATCACCCATTCGATTACATAGATCTGACTCCGCAAGCTTCATTGCTGAAAAACATCTTTTAAAGTTGCGGTTGCAATGAGCAAAACTAAAGTTAGCTTTAGTAACCAATAAACCAAAGGAGAAGAaccatgtttgtttgtttgcaCCAGCATACGAGCAAGGTCAGTTATTCCCTTTAAGTTAGCAAATTTAACATGTTGTTGCATATTGTGATAATAGATCGTGAGTTGACCTGGAAGATTTTTTCTATGtgtatcatcaaaataatttgGATACATCTCACTAAGTTTCACTAACTTTGACGTGTCAAACCGTGTTAAAATTTTAACCTCAAAACGATGTCGATTGGTAATCTTAGTTGTTCGATTTCTTGAGTTAACATAGAAGTCAGTTATTTCCAACATTTGAATATCATGTTTTTGCCAAAACAATGAAATTATCTTCAAAAAACACCAAAGCCCTTTGCCCATAAAGTTTTTAACGCTCACTTTGTGCCATTTATCAATGACACCGCTTCCAAAATATTTGATCTTTCTTTTGAAGACGTCGAGACAAAGTATTTACaattaaaaagttacaattaAATTAGCGGGTATCTATTTCCACCTCTTTTCCTAAACGATGTATAAAAATGTAATTGGTTTTTTATTGAACGGGTATCCTATTTTTTTTGACCCGTAGCACCAAcacataacataaaaaaaaaatttaaaatttttactctTCACAAACAAAACGGACCCCTAAGTTATATGTAGGTCCGCCCctatgcacgaagattcacaaaacaattaattcacgatgattttcatgatgtacGGTGATTTTCAATaaagagaaacctattgttttatttattttactttgatacttgttttattttacataaaaccTATCTAGATATTCGAAATTTTGAATATGATCGTTTCTCTACCTGTTGGATTTTGCATTGCCGAGCCATCATTAGTTGGGGTTTTGAATAGGAACAACTTTTTTGTCTTGATcttttctatataaatatttttgttcattTCAGAAGGTCGAAAATGTATTATGTCACGATCTGTGTAAATCTCACTTTGGGTGTTTACACATAACTTCGTAAAATACAATAAATTAGTTGAAAATGCCCCCATCATTTGCTTCATAAAGTTTTTAGTTTCAACATCCTTTAAGCtcataccatttttttttaacgatatGTAAAAACCCACTTTTGGGCATTTCGTTAACTCTCTAAAAACAACCTCTAATTTGTTCTTCACATCTCTTACCAATTTTGGTGGATTTTTCAGCCTGAGTTACATCATACAATCTTTTTACTCGTATCACAAAAAACAATTCATGAGGTGTAACTACTTTGTTGGTCATCATTTACTTTATTTAATACGAGTACTATTATTCACTTTTTGACTTACCAACCGCCTAATTTATGTACGGATGGAGATGGTcttaacaattttttattttttattttgttagaaaATGCTTAGGTTTGCATTCAAGGAGATTAAGAAAAATTATACTTTTCATATCTAAAAGTCACCCTTAGATTTTATGGttaatatacaattatatatatattttttttagatgtGGATCGAATATCACAACGGGGGAACAAGACTATGTTACCTTAATCGGGTCCATGTTACAGAGCCCCTCACCCAATACATAGTAGGTGGAAAACcctatattaataatttaatatgcTCAAAGGTACGAAATTTAATAGAAGTAAACATTACTCTCTCACTACTCGAACTCACGACTCCCTGAATCCAAGTCTTCATTGGAAGGACTTTCCTTTACAACTAGGCTATTAACCCAACAGCAAGTATACAATTACTGATATGCttttaactataaatatattcttttaaatggCATATTTTATTAACATCAACACCAATACATCCATCAATTGATAACCAATAGCAACCTATTAATATTCACTTAATAACATTTTCTTAGGGGTGGGGGGTGGGggtaaattaaatacatataagtaaaaaccatataaacataaaacataattctattaaaatttaaaaaacacaatacataaataacactaaaatacacataataaaaacaaaacacataataagtagtaaaaaaacataaataatactaaaaaacacataataaaaacatttcataaaatactaaaatagaTAACTAACACTTGGAATAGTCCGAATCCACAGTATTGCCACCGTCGTTGTGGTCAATGTAGCGGTAGGGCTCAAGAGACCCAGCCGCGTCGCCGGTTTAAGGAGATACGTACTCTTCACCCGGGTCAGAGTAATAATCAACATCCTGGCCACCACCGACACTGCCTTGCGAGAATAACCCGTGGTCTAGCGTCGTAGAGGCGACGATAAGCTGAAAAATAACTTGATCTAGCCAATCGATCTTCTGTCGAAGATATAGAAGATACTCACTTTCCACGGTGTTACGAGAATAACCCGGGGCGATAAGTCGGTTGATTTTTGCTTGGTAAGCCACTTTGTAGTTAGAAACGCCTCGAATGACGTTATTCACTTCAGAGCGGTGTTTGGAGTCATTATTCAAGTTTTGGATCGCCATTTTACAGAAGGTTCATTGTAGTGAATAAAAGTGTGTGTGAAAGGAGGTTGTGGTGTAAAAATATTGAAGAATAtgtgaaagaagaaagaagatggTAATTTTATGTTGTGTGTGAAATAAGGACGAGATTGTGTAAATAGGgggtaaaaagtttttttttttataaaaatgaagcatagctgtcacaccccaccttaggcggaatcgtaggatatgacgaaaagaaataacatagcacatggaatttataatagcgttatactaaatgaaatccaaataaatgtgattcccacaagcgggataagtctaggcaacacgcctcaaatagcaaaagaagtGACAAATAGTATTGAATGTtcaaatgcaatctaggagtccatgaaggatctctttactggtcttcctaaagtccttataCTCAGTCTCcataagcattgttattacctgaaaatgaatgctcgaaaatgtcaacataatgttggtgagttcgtaggtttaaaggaatacaaatgaatttgttgtgcatgatatataaggtttggacaatagtgtaaatataaacatgtagcagcCTGTATGCAATCCAAATACTGGTCAATGctatcatagttatccaacaacacaatccccatcactcctgccaacaactcaatcacatcacttgccaacaactca
This genomic window contains:
- the LOC122600332 gene encoding conserved oligomeric Golgi complex subunit 6, producing the protein MGATGGLAPGLSRKLKKVLETRTDNPDLLASLNTLSTFYTDNSLASRRNLRSTIERRSLSINYDFLAASHAAQQALDRVEEEVNSLAECCDRIGKSLSDCNATTGDIITTTERLKQELEVTTQRQEIASCFLRDYQLSTEEINALRDEELNDNFFKALTHVQTIHANCKLLLRTHHQRAGLELMDMMAVYQEGAYERLCRWVQTECKRLGDTDNPEVSELLKMAVRCLKERPVLFKYCAEEVANMRHNALFRRFISALTRGGPGGMPRPIEVHAHDPLRYVGDMLGWLHQALASERELVFVLLDPDAVVDTGPTARRFSKSSETNEEKAEPDLTFVLDRIFEGVCRPFKVRVEQVLQSQPNLIISYKLSNTLEFYSHTVSDLLGRETALCNTLWALKDAAQKTFFDILKTRGEKLLRYPPLVSVDLSPPPAVREGVSLLLELIGIHDSMMVPASGKKPPFDPVISALLDPIIQICELAMEAHKSKGSSDSSRRSRTRLEASQSRRSSVDAILASNSQVVPSKNNETPSKIFIINCLCAIQQPLLRHDVASEYVKKLGTMIDNHLHNLVEKEVTAILTRCNLSSKMSLFHNSLNSIADAPLAQMEETSHDSLSECLKAFFGLVLGSDSSLPEFEQMQLPGLRSEAGVQVARSLAEAYDVIYKAILDPKNNYSDPKSLARHPPDQIRTILGI